The proteins below are encoded in one region of Spirochaetota bacterium:
- a CDS encoding ABC transporter substrate-binding protein has protein sequence YPYDPYYWKKLLVGKRMRINKITLPQTLDKNKDTVVTINVSVLDYPKDVAVDADKGTVKATLVLPDGKEKVYTATMTGKGVFTVTIPAADTKALAAGSYVLVIEAVYGNEAPAVETTFLIFF, from the coding sequence TATCCATATGATCCATATTATTGGAAGAAACTTCTTGTTGGAAAGAGAATGAGAATTAATAAAATAACTCTTCCACAGACATTAGATAAAAATAAAGATACTGTTGTAACTATTAATGTATCAGTTCTTGATTATCCAAAAGATGTAGCTGTTGATGCAGATAAAGGAACAGTTAAAGCAACATTAGTATTACCAGATGGAAAAGAAAAAGTTTATACAGCAACAATGACTGGAAAAGGTGTATTTACAGTTACTATACCAGCAGCTGATACTAAAGCTTTAGCTGCAGGTTCTTATGTACTTGTTATTGAAGCTGTTTATGGAAATGAAGCTCCAGCTGTAGAAACTACATTCTTAATTTTCTTCTAA
- a CDS encoding ABC transporter permease, giving the protein MYRKFLIKRFFNAVIMYAIILIVVSYIFNEQAERVVRQNIDEQIKQEAINISKKANMNADQMKEWKDKRLKELYKRNWLDKPFLFRVFYRAWKAFSFDFGNSMFMRSSSGDRSVWKIIAEALPNTILIFTTDFIITTIIGIVMGLKMARKPGGVLDRTVSFIALANHGLPLWWLGMVIIFFFAYTIKAFPSGGMYSNPRPLGILGFLDLLWHMTLPILTLVIAQIWGSAYYIRQIVLGTMNEDFIMSARARGLSERKILYSHTLRSAAPPIVTMVLLGLFGSLGGAIIFEGIFSWPGMGNLYWIALQQNDLAVVMGNVSINIFLFMIGLVILDVIYGLLDPRIKVGGKA; this is encoded by the coding sequence ATGTATAGGAAGTTTTTAATAAAAAGATTTTTCAATGCTGTTATTATGTATGCTATCATATTAATTGTAGTTTCATATATTTTTAATGAGCAAGCTGAAAGAGTTGTAAGACAAAATATTGATGAACAAATAAAACAGGAAGCAATTAATATATCAAAAAAAGCAAATATGAATGCTGATCAGATGAAAGAATGGAAAGATAAAAGATTAAAGGAGTTATATAAAAGAAATTGGCTTGATAAACCTTTTTTATTTAGAGTTTTTTATAGAGCATGGAAAGCATTTTCATTTGATTTTGGTAACTCTATGTTTATGAGGTCTTCAAGTGGTGATAGATCTGTTTGGAAAATAATTGCAGAAGCTTTACCTAATACTATCTTGATTTTTACAACAGATTTTATAATAACTACAATAATTGGAATAGTTATGGGACTAAAAATGGCTAGGAAACCAGGGGGTGTGCTTGATAGAACTGTTAGTTTTATTGCATTAGCAAACCATGGATTACCTTTATGGTGGCTTGGAATGGTTATAATATTCTTTTTTGCTTATACTATAAAAGCTTTTCCTTCTGGAGGAATGTATTCAAATCCAAGACCTTTAGGGATCTTAGGTTTTTTGGATCTCTTATGGCATATGACTTTACCAATTTTAACTCTTGTAATTGCCCAAATTTGGGGATCAGCTTATTACATAAGACAAATTGTGCTTGGAACAATGAATGAAGATTTTATAATGTCTGCAAGAGCAAGGGGGTTATCTGAGAGAAAAATTTTATATAGCCACACTTTAAGATCTGCTGCACCACCTATAGTTACAATGGTTTTACTTGGATTATTTGGATCTCTTGGAGGAGCTATTATATTTGAAGGTATATTTAGTTGGCCTGGAATGGGAAATTTATATTGGATTGCTTTACAGCAAAACGATTTAGCAGTTGTAATGGGGAATGTATCTATTAATATATTTCTGTTTATGATAGGGCTTGTTATACTTGATGTTATTTATGGATTATTAGATCCAAGGATTAAAGTTGGAGGAAAAGCATGA